Proteins encoded in a region of the Haloarcula sp. CBA1129 genome:
- a CDS encoding molecular chaperone, with the protein MNDAAVYEARLELVDFVIDVFWDVPEEAFVERLLGGDIQLPEDSINDQLDEGFEVLATWIDENIDRPVSAVQDDLEREYTNLLVGPRPPVLPHETNYREDTEFIGEGLAEVDASYAAAGWAPPEEYPEEDDFIAVELAFLRYLIERQREGDEETVGYERVFIEQHLSEWVVDFTDEMREESDDGLFLAAALICEGLVRFEDEIVAQVG; encoded by the coding sequence ATGAACGACGCGGCCGTCTACGAGGCCCGCCTCGAACTGGTGGATTTCGTCATCGACGTGTTCTGGGACGTGCCGGAAGAAGCGTTCGTCGAGCGGCTATTGGGCGGCGATATCCAGCTGCCGGAAGACTCCATCAACGACCAGCTCGACGAGGGCTTCGAAGTGCTTGCGACGTGGATAGACGAGAACATCGACCGACCGGTTTCGGCGGTGCAGGACGACCTCGAACGGGAGTACACGAACCTGCTCGTCGGCCCGCGGCCGCCAGTGTTGCCCCACGAGACGAACTACCGCGAGGACACAGAATTCATCGGCGAGGGGCTCGCCGAGGTCGATGCCAGCTACGCCGCAGCGGGATGGGCTCCCCCCGAGGAGTACCCCGAAGAAGACGACTTCATCGCCGTCGAGCTGGCGTTCCTGCGGTATCTCATCGAGCGCCAGCGCGAGGGCGACGAGGAGACCGTCGGCTACGAACGGGTGTTCATCGAGCAACACCTCAGCGAGTGGGTCGTCGACTTCACCGACGAGATGCGCGAGGAGTCCGATGACGGACTCTTCCTCGCGGCGGCGCTCATCTGCGAGGGGTTGGTCCGCTTCGAAGACGAGATCGTCGCTCAGGTCGGGTAG
- a CDS encoding 4Fe-4S dicluster domain-containing protein codes for MNTGAFVCSCGGSCDIDLEAVRDGVDDVDVVASSELLCQDGLAGMSQVIEEYDLDQVIATTPEPSCQDRIRGLADEHDLHPEASVFVDHRETNAWVHDETAATEKTARLINAKQAGLREEAPSRTVSKDAGNRVAVVGDPGAARSLTDDAEVTFIADGRDFADVEGLGGVTMERGRVVDIEGTYGEYELTLEARVTDDCIDCMDCVREGPDGMVTEFPVDIHPDAPDGEWTDTCPTDAIDLDGVTRTVEVDQVIYPDGRDDARGGRLGFYTGPVDAGTIAAVESQLGGIEKPQFLDLDMDVCAAGASSQEGCTACVDACPHGAVDRPTIDSVEFDETACENCGACTSACPTGATQLREPSNRRLAREVEAMLEDDADGGLLSRGDSGIDTQVVAFVCSEYAAERLKAHGRKAVQSGTLDYPPILPVQVNCTDTVGEAHVMHALAAGADGVAIVGCGGSCLHSGPDPKQDLVDRLNQATTDLGLGDRVGFFAPEAGNPEAFVESLSGFVEFGLDESPIPAGDYEATGRSDADREEPRPNPDFDSHGWTLESVRTILNHVEPEREVIRGLKDFGVMDVNDACTLTPTCTNLCPTDAIQRTGEGELAFNHADCVNCGLCEEGCPETAITMHDGLDLSLLPENRGGEAWVTVHEGDMLECVRCGKPFTSVASADKIEEEVGEQVEGLAPDADHSVFEYCSDCRSRLLFDQGEKR; via the coding sequence ATGAATACAGGTGCCTTTGTGTGTTCCTGTGGGGGCTCGTGTGACATCGATCTCGAAGCGGTTCGGGACGGTGTCGACGATGTCGATGTGGTGGCCAGCTCCGAACTGCTCTGTCAGGACGGCTTGGCTGGAATGTCACAGGTCATCGAGGAGTACGACCTCGATCAGGTCATCGCGACGACGCCGGAACCGTCGTGTCAGGACCGCATCCGCGGGCTGGCCGACGAACACGACCTGCATCCAGAGGCGTCGGTGTTCGTTGACCACCGTGAAACCAACGCTTGGGTCCACGACGAGACTGCGGCCACCGAGAAGACGGCCCGGCTCATCAACGCGAAACAGGCCGGCCTGCGCGAGGAAGCGCCGTCGCGAACGGTGTCGAAAGACGCCGGCAACCGCGTCGCCGTCGTCGGTGATCCCGGGGCCGCGCGCTCGCTGACCGACGACGCCGAGGTGACGTTCATCGCGGATGGCCGGGACTTCGCCGACGTAGAAGGGCTCGGTGGCGTGACGATGGAGCGCGGGCGCGTCGTCGACATCGAGGGGACCTACGGCGAGTACGAACTCACGCTGGAAGCCCGCGTCACCGACGACTGCATCGATTGCATGGACTGTGTTCGGGAGGGTCCGGACGGGATGGTGACGGAGTTCCCCGTCGACATCCACCCGGACGCCCCTGACGGCGAGTGGACGGACACCTGCCCGACCGATGCCATCGATCTGGACGGCGTCACCCGCACCGTCGAAGTCGATCAGGTCATCTACCCCGATGGCCGCGATGATGCCCGCGGTGGTCGACTGGGCTTCTACACCGGGCCGGTCGACGCCGGCACTATCGCCGCCGTCGAATCGCAACTGGGCGGCATCGAGAAACCGCAGTTCCTCGACCTCGATATGGACGTCTGTGCCGCCGGCGCGTCCAGTCAAGAGGGGTGTACGGCCTGCGTGGACGCCTGTCCCCACGGCGCGGTCGACCGCCCGACTATCGACTCCGTCGAGTTCGACGAGACCGCCTGCGAGAACTGTGGGGCCTGTACGAGCGCCTGCCCGACGGGCGCGACACAGCTCCGCGAGCCCTCGAACCGACGGCTCGCGCGCGAGGTCGAGGCGATGCTGGAAGACGACGCGGACGGAGGCCTGCTCTCGCGGGGTGACAGCGGCATCGACACGCAGGTCGTCGCGTTCGTCTGTTCGGAGTACGCCGCGGAACGGCTCAAGGCGCACGGACGCAAAGCCGTCCAGTCGGGCACCCTCGACTACCCGCCCATCCTTCCGGTACAGGTCAATTGTACGGACACCGTCGGCGAGGCCCACGTCATGCACGCGCTCGCGGCCGGCGCGGACGGCGTCGCCATCGTCGGCTGTGGCGGCTCGTGTCTTCACTCTGGCCCGGACCCCAAACAGGACTTGGTCGACCGGCTCAATCAGGCGACGACCGACCTCGGACTGGGTGACCGAGTGGGCTTTTTCGCACCCGAGGCTGGCAACCCCGAAGCCTTTGTCGAATCGCTGTCGGGCTTCGTCGAGTTCGGACTCGATGAGTCGCCGATTCCAGCCGGCGACTACGAGGCGACCGGCCGCAGCGACGCCGACCGCGAGGAGCCCCGCCCCAACCCTGACTTCGACAGTCACGGCTGGACGCTGGAGAGCGTCCGAACAATCCTCAATCACGTCGAGCCCGAACGCGAGGTGATTCGCGGGCTGAAGGACTTTGGCGTCATGGACGTCAACGACGCGTGTACGCTGACGCCGACCTGTACGAACCTCTGTCCGACTGACGCCATCCAGCGGACCGGCGAGGGCGAACTGGCGTTCAACCACGCTGACTGCGTGAACTGCGGCCTCTGTGAGGAGGGCTGTCCAGAAACGGCGATTACGATGCACGACGGGCTCGACCTTTCCTTGCTCCCCGAGAACCGGGGCGGCGAGGCTTGGGTGACGGTCCACGAAGGCGACATGCTGGAATGCGTTCGCTGTGGCAAGCCGTTCACCAGCGTCGCTTCCGCCGACAAAATCGAAGAGGAGGTCGGTGAGCAGGTCGAGGGGCTGGCCCCTGATGCCGACCACAGCGTCTTCGAGTACTGTAGCGACTGTCGGAGTCGCCTGCTGTTCGATCAGGGGGAGAAGCGATGA
- a CDS encoding formate dehydrogenase subunit alpha — translation MSTQQEPVSLDLDRRSFMKASALAGGVALGVSGAGRALQEDGEETDGTDTDTELTKTICNYCSVGCGFRGEKEGNSFVGMEPWHEHPINAGSLCSKGAGIYETEHSEKRLKHPMIQEDGEWRKLGWNEAYDRLSTDIRALWPDDDTAPAEAVDVEAEHSRESVMLLGSAHHSNEEAYAIRKLAAFMGTNNIDHQARICHSTTVTGLANTWGYGAMTNTVQDYRNFDLNIIIGQNPAEAHPIAMQHILEGQKRGGTILNLDPRFTKTSAHADEFMRFRPGTDVALMMGIIKELRDKHGLAMDPDADESGQNMLTDRVQGWEDVDAELDEYDKETVEEITWVSAADIERIADMIDEARPHVQIEWAMGGTQHNNGTQNIRSYAMASLASGSAARSGGGLQVMRGHANVQGATDLAVASHILPGYYGLSAGGWSWWAEIWDRTPETSGDTSFADMYNRFELMPPDKYVRQSPTYEGSEDANSLPPNSDHGPNNPAENSMMFQNGLTVARWFESALDKENRYQETPIYQPDQTKIAFFWGHSANSISEMEQMKEGMENLDLLVVIDVFPSVASVLPDYEDGPPVLLLPASSQYEHHRSLTNTNRSVQWSEPVRSPAHNSKPDLQIMQELAGYLGFGEHFDWGAGSELYNGKSSYEGVVREFNLGTNTIGYRQTPERLQQHLEYDWAFSNEDLKGAEGTPVAGEYWMLPWPCWGEDHPGTPIIWNDDLDPNNGGQDFRTRWGVSAPTPDDWDAMPTDDEYPMQETLDAVGDRYESQEEALDLTRAPYNPAWADSDDTAADGMIHGIPEYPGWKVTPPQSLVDPEQEVQPDELTIPQQYALDNQESVYTAAQALNNPDTGSAVFDEYLETMIGEGVDPEFYEQYDFKQPDAPTGRGRARAVVWSFLDKVPVHREPIEGPDTELLNEWPANGQQRNFYRLDQNNLVEQEQATDIIHNQDDGPDLDTIMTSGRQVEHQGGGAETRNNIHTADLQPHMYAEITPNKAEELGVDGGDLVVISSTDRGSVLVKARVTDRPNDREVFLPYHWGGVFKGESLEDKYPDGHVPYAIGDSANAITSRGYDVETQMQETKVSMVAVNPATPEVLERYNIDVDLDFDFPQDVNDVGTQKDFDVRDNSTVQ, via the coding sequence ATGAGTACACAACAGGAACCAGTCTCACTGGATCTCGACCGGCGCTCGTTCATGAAGGCGAGTGCGCTCGCAGGGGGCGTCGCCCTCGGCGTCAGCGGCGCTGGTCGGGCACTTCAGGAGGACGGCGAGGAAACGGACGGGACAGATACGGACACCGAACTGACGAAGACGATCTGTAACTACTGTTCGGTGGGCTGTGGCTTCCGCGGTGAGAAGGAGGGCAACTCCTTCGTCGGTATGGAACCGTGGCATGAACACCCAATAAATGCCGGGTCGCTGTGTTCGAAAGGGGCCGGCATCTACGAGACGGAACACTCCGAGAAGCGCCTCAAACACCCGATGATACAGGAGGACGGGGAGTGGCGCAAGCTCGGCTGGAACGAGGCCTACGACCGTCTGTCGACCGACATCCGGGCGCTGTGGCCCGACGACGACACCGCCCCGGCAGAGGCCGTCGACGTCGAGGCAGAACACAGCCGCGAGAGCGTGATGTTGCTCGGCAGCGCCCATCACTCCAACGAGGAGGCCTACGCCATCCGGAAGCTGGCGGCGTTCATGGGCACCAACAACATCGACCATCAGGCGCGTATCTGCCACTCGACGACGGTGACGGGGCTGGCAAACACTTGGGGTTACGGCGCGATGACCAACACTGTTCAGGACTACCGGAACTTCGACCTGAACATCATCATCGGCCAGAACCCGGCCGAAGCACACCCCATCGCGATGCAGCACATCCTCGAAGGGCAGAAACGCGGCGGGACCATCCTCAATCTGGACCCGCGATTCACGAAGACGTCGGCCCACGCCGACGAGTTCATGCGGTTCCGTCCGGGAACCGACGTGGCCCTGATGATGGGCATCATCAAAGAGCTACGGGACAAACACGGGCTCGCGATGGACCCTGACGCGGACGAGAGCGGGCAGAACATGCTCACTGACCGCGTGCAGGGCTGGGAGGACGTCGACGCGGAACTGGACGAATACGATAAGGAAACTGTCGAGGAAATCACGTGGGTGTCCGCAGCGGACATCGAGCGCATCGCGGATATGATCGATGAGGCCCGGCCCCACGTTCAGATCGAGTGGGCGATGGGCGGAACCCAGCACAACAACGGCACTCAGAACATCCGCTCGTACGCCATGGCGAGCCTCGCCTCCGGGAGCGCGGCCCGGAGCGGCGGCGGCCTGCAGGTCATGCGCGGCCACGCAAATGTTCAGGGGGCAACCGACCTCGCGGTCGCGAGCCACATCCTGCCGGGGTATTACGGGCTCTCAGCCGGCGGCTGGTCGTGGTGGGCTGAGATCTGGGACCGGACGCCAGAGACCAGCGGCGACACGTCGTTTGCGGACATGTATAACCGGTTCGAGCTGATGCCGCCGGACAAGTATGTCCGCCAGAGCCCGACCTACGAGGGCAGCGAGGACGCGAACTCGCTGCCGCCGAACAGCGACCACGGCCCGAACAATCCGGCGGAGAACTCGATGATGTTCCAGAACGGGCTGACGGTGGCCCGCTGGTTCGAATCGGCGCTCGACAAAGAGAACCGGTATCAGGAGACGCCGATCTACCAGCCCGACCAGACGAAAATCGCGTTCTTCTGGGGGCACTCGGCGAACTCCATCAGCGAGATGGAACAGATGAAAGAGGGGATGGAGAACCTCGACTTGCTGGTCGTCATCGACGTGTTCCCCTCGGTTGCAAGCGTCCTCCCGGATTACGAGGACGGACCGCCAGTGCTGCTGTTGCCGGCGTCAAGCCAGTACGAACACCACCGCTCGCTGACCAACACGAACCGGTCGGTGCAGTGGTCCGAACCGGTCCGCTCGCCGGCACACAACTCCAAGCCGGACCTCCAGATCATGCAGGAACTGGCCGGCTATCTCGGCTTCGGCGAGCACTTCGACTGGGGCGCGGGCTCGGAGCTGTACAACGGTAAATCGAGCTACGAAGGTGTTGTCCGCGAGTTCAACCTCGGGACCAACACCATCGGCTACCGGCAGACCCCCGAACGGCTCCAGCAACACTTGGAGTACGACTGGGCGTTCTCCAACGAGGACCTCAAAGGGGCCGAGGGGACGCCCGTTGCGGGCGAGTACTGGATGCTCCCTTGGCCCTGCTGGGGCGAGGACCATCCGGGCACCCCGATCATCTGGAACGACGACTTGGATCCCAACAACGGAGGGCAGGACTTCCGGACCCGCTGGGGCGTCTCAGCACCGACCCCGGACGACTGGGACGCGATGCCGACAGACGACGAGTACCCGATGCAGGAGACGCTCGACGCTGTCGGCGACCGGTACGAGAGCCAAGAGGAAGCCCTCGACCTGACCCGTGCACCATACAATCCGGCATGGGCTGACTCGGACGACACGGCCGCAGACGGGATGATACACGGTATTCCGGAGTACCCGGGCTGGAAGGTGACGCCGCCACAGAGCCTCGTCGACCCCGAGCAGGAGGTCCAGCCGGACGAACTCACCATCCCCCAGCAGTACGCGCTCGACAATCAGGAGTCGGTGTACACCGCCGCGCAGGCGCTCAATAACCCTGACACGGGGAGTGCGGTGTTCGACGAGTACCTCGAAACGATGATCGGCGAGGGAGTCGACCCCGAGTTCTACGAGCAGTACGACTTCAAACAGCCCGACGCGCCGACCGGGCGCGGACGGGCACGCGCCGTCGTCTGGAGCTTCCTCGATAAGGTGCCGGTCCACCGCGAACCTATCGAGGGGCCGGATACGGAACTGCTGAACGAGTGGCCGGCTAACGGCCAGCAGCGGAACTTCTACCGCCTCGACCAGAACAATCTGGTCGAGCAGGAACAGGCCACGGACATCATCCACAACCAAGACGACGGGCCCGATCTGGACACCATCATGACCAGCGGTCGGCAGGTCGAACATCAGGGTGGCGGTGCGGAGACGCGGAACAACATCCACACTGCCGACCTCCAGCCACACATGTACGCTGAGATAACGCCGAACAAGGCGGAGGAACTCGGCGTCGATGGCGGCGACCTCGTCGTCATCTCCTCGACCGACCGCGGCTCCGTACTGGTGAAAGCCCGCGTGACCGACCGACCGAACGACCGAGAAGTGTTCTTGCCATACCACTGGGGCGGCGTGTTCAAAGGCGAGAGTCTGGAGGACAAGTATCCCGACGGCCACGTTCCCTACGCCATCGGGGACTCTGCCAACGCCATCACGTCCCGCGGCTACGACGTGGAAACCCAGATGCAGGAGACGAAGGTATCGATGGTCGCGGTCAATCCGGCCACGCCGGAGGTACTGGAGCGGTACAACATCGACGTGGACCTCGACTTCGACTTCCCGCAAGACGTGAACGACGTCGGGACACAGAAGGACTTCGACGTCCGCGACAACTCGACGGTGCAATGA
- a CDS encoding 4Fe-4S dicluster domain-containing protein → MSTGNEVMHDGVMSTGEDARIFPDVEACIDCGGCVVSCKRTWDVPRDEQRISIATMLEGQEAASGLNASSGQAMEQGESPGETAVPMQCYHCSNAPCVSVCPTDSLISKENGFVRVRDDLCIGCQYCLSACPFGAPQFPDEDSGVADLVGSGGNMDKCTMCEERQDVGKGPACAEECATDAILVGTPAQISDELDNRDSGTFFNDVAMDIIFGEDASEFQ, encoded by the coding sequence ATGTCAACAGGTAACGAAGTAATGCACGACGGCGTGATGAGTACCGGCGAGGACGCGCGTATCTTCCCGGACGTCGAAGCGTGCATCGACTGTGGCGGCTGTGTCGTCTCCTGTAAGCGTACGTGGGACGTCCCACGTGACGAACAGCGAATCAGCATCGCGACGATGCTCGAAGGGCAGGAGGCCGCGTCGGGGCTCAACGCCAGCAGCGGGCAGGCGATGGAACAAGGCGAGTCTCCGGGTGAGACTGCGGTGCCGATGCAGTGTTATCACTGCTCGAACGCGCCCTGTGTCTCAGTGTGTCCGACAGACTCGCTCATCTCGAAGGAGAACGGCTTCGTGCGGGTCCGGGACGACCTCTGTATCGGCTGCCAGTACTGCCTCTCGGCGTGTCCGTTCGGCGCGCCGCAGTTCCCGGACGAGGACAGCGGCGTCGCCGATCTCGTCGGCAGCGGTGGCAACATGGACAAGTGTACGATGTGTGAAGAACGCCAAGACGTCGGCAAGGGGCCGGCCTGCGCCGAGGAGTGTGCCACCGACGCCATTCTGGTCGGGACGCCCGCCCAGATATCGGACGAACTGGACAACAGGGACAGCGGCACGTTCTTCAACGACGTGGCTATGGACATCATCTTTGGCGAAGACGCCAGTGAGTTCCAATGA
- a CDS encoding cytochrome b/b6 domain-containing protein, with the protein MSNLDHGKFTRVTTLFHSLLGLDVFLLFFTGYAIMFNDELWWMLTLMGGASGVTAIHRITGIGLVALVVFWITLQVISSTGRSNFSKILPAKDDVDAFIQDIQFVLGRADERHPSARQFAGYKADEVPLLSYIGKGVVAIFSIELTLLAISGLLIWSKTGLAAMFQTKAAAMAFVTFHGLLGVIMLMGVMFHIFEHGMHPAFYPVETKAFIPRSMVPEHHGDDDEEPDTTGIERLSLSPSWRTVSTVFGAMTVIGIVSVLIGSIFDEGYPVPRELAIGGGPSSILLTIGINVGMVVLGVGLVLSMYGNVLRIRWEQLEQEREPTTAADGGEPQTDGGLPESDDAEN; encoded by the coding sequence ATGAGTAATCTCGACCACGGGAAATTTACCCGCGTGACGACCCTGTTCCACTCGCTTTTGGGCCTTGACGTGTTCTTGCTGTTTTTCACCGGCTACGCCATCATGTTCAACGACGAACTATGGTGGATGCTGACGCTCATGGGCGGGGCCTCGGGTGTGACGGCGATTCACCGCATCACCGGCATCGGACTGGTCGCGCTCGTCGTCTTCTGGATCACGCTCCAAGTAATCTCTTCGACCGGCCGGAGCAACTTCTCGAAGATTCTCCCGGCGAAAGACGACGTCGACGCGTTCATTCAGGACATCCAGTTCGTGCTCGGTCGGGCCGACGAACGCCACCCAAGCGCGCGGCAGTTCGCCGGCTACAAAGCCGACGAGGTCCCGCTGCTGTCCTACATCGGCAAGGGCGTCGTGGCAATCTTCTCTATCGAGCTGACCCTGCTTGCGATTTCGGGGCTGCTCATCTGGAGCAAGACCGGGCTCGCCGCGATGTTCCAGACCAAGGCGGCCGCGATGGCCTTCGTCACGTTCCACGGCCTGCTGGGCGTCATCATGCTGATGGGGGTCATGTTCCACATCTTCGAGCACGGGATGCACCCCGCCTTCTACCCCGTCGAGACGAAGGCGTTCATCCCTCGAAGCATGGTTCCCGAACATCACGGCGACGACGACGAGGAGCCCGACACCACGGGCATCGAACGGCTCTCGCTGTCGCCGTCGTGGCGCACCGTTTCGACGGTCTTCGGCGCGATGACCGTCATCGGCATCGTCTCGGTGCTCATCGGGAGCATCTTCGACGAGGGGTATCCGGTCCCCCGTGAACTGGCTATCGGCGGTGGTCCGTCGAGCATCCTGCTAACTATCGGCATCAACGTTGGGATGGTGGTCCTCGGTGTCGGACTCGTGCTGTCGATGTACGGGAACGTCCTGCGAATCCGCTGGGAACAGCTAGAGCAGGAGCGAGAACCGACGACCGCAGCCGACGGGGGCGAGCCCCAGACAGACGGCGGGCTCCCCGAATCAGACGACGCCGAGAACTGA
- a CDS encoding IclR family transcriptional regulator, translated as MAKTAQNPVKSAETTFEVLDALKDLDGAGVTELAQHLGIPKSTVHNYLSTLEQEEYVVNRDGVYEVGLRFLELGAYARHREKLFEIAKPEVDRLATETGELANILVEEHGRGSYLYRARGDKAVQVKAHVGTRVPLHTTALGKAILAHMSTERVDAIVDRHGLGGEVSKSISTREELEQELADVRERGVAFDDEERLEGLRCVAAPVLNHDNEIIGAISVSGPTNRFRDDRFREELPQKVLEVANVIELNVTYS; from the coding sequence ATGGCAAAGACCGCTCAAAACCCAGTCAAATCCGCTGAGACGACGTTCGAGGTGCTTGACGCGCTAAAAGACCTCGACGGGGCCGGTGTCACCGAACTGGCCCAGCATCTCGGCATCCCAAAGAGTACGGTTCACAACTATCTGAGTACGCTGGAACAGGAAGAGTACGTTGTCAACAGAGACGGTGTGTACGAGGTAGGGCTCCGGTTTCTGGAACTGGGAGCATACGCCCGCCACCGGGAGAAACTGTTCGAGATCGCGAAGCCGGAGGTCGACCGGCTGGCCACAGAAACCGGCGAACTCGCGAATATTCTCGTCGAAGAACACGGCCGCGGGTCGTATCTGTACCGCGCTCGGGGAGACAAAGCCGTACAGGTCAAAGCCCACGTCGGAACACGCGTTCCACTGCATACGACAGCACTGGGAAAAGCGATTCTCGCGCATATGTCGACCGAACGGGTCGATGCAATCGTCGACCGACACGGACTCGGCGGGGAGGTCAGCAAGTCGATCAGTACCAGAGAGGAATTGGAGCAAGAACTCGCAGACGTTCGGGAGCGTGGCGTTGCCTTCGACGACGAAGAGCGTCTCGAAGGGCTCCGCTGTGTCGCTGCCCCGGTCCTCAACCATGATAACGAAATTATCGGTGCGATCAGCGTTTCAGGACCGACAAACCGGTTCCGTGACGATCGGTTCCGCGAGGAACTGCCACAGAAAGTACTGGAAGTCGCCAACGTTATTGAGCTGAACGTGACCTATTCGTGA
- a CDS encoding fumarylacetoacetate hydrolase family protein produces the protein MRYYQLRDGNSHRLAVETGDGAYDLTSVKPQLRTFRDLLKSASIAETAPDELTARHLDAAEAVSEQRLEADATDPVTADEVWAAGVTYQISEEARTEESDTPEMYLYVHDAERPEIFFKSTPNRTVGPGEAVGIRADSDWDVPEPELAIVLYEGEIVGYTVGNDMSSRSIEGENPLYLPQAKVYDRCCSVGPAVVTDIEDPHSLALSMSIYRGGDRVYHGETNTSEMKRTCEELVSYYTAHNAVPELSVLLTGTSLVPDDDFTLQEGDRVTIDIESIGTLKNSVTVV, from the coding sequence ATGAGGTATTATCAGCTACGGGACGGTAACTCACACCGGTTAGCGGTCGAAACTGGGGACGGTGCGTACGATTTGACCAGTGTCAAACCGCAACTCCGGACGTTCCGTGACCTCCTCAAGTCGGCCTCGATTGCGGAGACCGCACCGGACGAACTCACCGCCCGGCACCTCGATGCCGCTGAAGCGGTGTCCGAACAGCGACTCGAAGCCGATGCTACCGATCCAGTTACTGCCGACGAAGTCTGGGCCGCTGGCGTCACGTACCAGATCAGCGAAGAAGCGCGGACAGAGGAAAGCGACACGCCGGAGATGTATCTATACGTTCATGATGCGGAGCGACCGGAGATTTTCTTCAAATCGACACCGAATCGGACCGTCGGTCCGGGCGAAGCTGTCGGTATCCGGGCGGATTCAGACTGGGACGTGCCTGAGCCCGAGCTTGCGATTGTCCTCTACGAGGGAGAAATCGTCGGCTACACCGTCGGCAACGACATGAGCAGTCGGTCTATCGAGGGGGAGAATCCGCTGTATCTCCCTCAGGCGAAGGTGTACGACCGCTGTTGTTCAGTCGGTCCAGCTGTCGTCACGGACATCGAAGACCCGCACTCGCTGGCGCTCTCGATGTCGATCTACCGCGGCGGGGACCGTGTCTATCACGGGGAGACCAACACCAGCGAGATGAAACGCACCTGCGAGGAACTTGTCTCGTACTACACCGCGCACAACGCAGTCCCCGAACTGTCAGTGCTCTTGACCGGGACCTCGCTCGTTCCCGACGACGACTTTACGCTGCAGGAGGGGGATCGAGTCACCATCGACATCGAGTCTATCGGAACACTGAAAAATTCCGTCACGGTCGTCTGA
- a CDS encoding class I SAM-dependent methyltransferase, which produces MDSTDIREEWADRSGEYSPAYYAYYGADETSELVQSILAEHVERDAAVLEVGCSSGRHLAALSEAGYSDLTGVDINADALDVLAETYPDLADSGSFHAMAIEEFVTDVPDDTYDVVFSVETLQHLHPDVDWAFEELARIADDLLITVENEDGDAGEVNYVDDNVPLYYRDWNAVFTECGLTEVDSMDGKRDTVRIFTTPE; this is translated from the coding sequence GTGGACTCTACCGACATTCGCGAGGAGTGGGCCGACCGGTCCGGTGAATACTCTCCCGCGTATTATGCCTACTATGGAGCGGACGAGACGAGTGAGCTGGTGCAGTCGATACTTGCAGAACATGTCGAGCGGGACGCGGCTGTTCTGGAGGTTGGCTGCAGTTCCGGACGGCATCTCGCCGCATTGTCTGAAGCTGGCTACTCGGATTTGACCGGCGTCGACATCAACGCCGACGCGTTAGATGTCCTCGCCGAGACGTACCCAGATCTCGCGGACAGCGGCTCATTTCACGCGATGGCTATCGAAGAGTTCGTCACAGATGTTCCAGACGACACGTACGATGTCGTCTTCTCTGTCGAAACACTGCAGCATCTCCACCCAGACGTCGACTGGGCCTTCGAAGAACTGGCACGGATCGCAGATGATCTGTTGATAACTGTCGAGAACGAAGACGGCGACGCAGGTGAGGTAAACTACGTCGATGACAACGTTCCGCTGTATTACCGGGACTGGAACGCGGTGTTCACAGAGTGTGGACTTACTGAAGTAGATTCAATGGATGGGAAGCGAGACACTGTTCGCATATTCACGACTCCTGAGTGA